The following coding sequences lie in one Ciona intestinalis unplaced genomic scaffold, KH HT000171.2, whole genome shotgun sequence genomic window:
- the LOC100182700 gene encoding 3'-5' exoribonuclease 1-like has translation MIMSAPHARSRVRKDDDEIIIDPVYHALSRINGDINRMTKPQLQHHLNSNGLNEKGVKEVLMKRLKNYYKKQKLHMKPSYVEGMQHYPYLVVLDYEATCEQQNPQDYLHEIIEFPAVLIDTTSTERVDVFHSYCKPALNPQLSEFCTSLTGIQQSDVDSAPDFTTVFNNFETWMKKHDLFAPRKCAFVTDGPWDFSRFLNIQCCLSEIKYPRWAKKWINLKKVYGNFYKLKKPKMMDMLSNIGLEFEGRHHCGMDDATNLSRIVQRMLDDGAIFQFNERLNSGKLEVISEKEKALLSSYDDANADVTEATAVLTTNLNHLHL, from the exons ATGATAATGagtgcacctcatgctcgcagTCGAGTGAGGAAAGATGATGATGAGATTATAATTGATCCCGTATATCATGCTTTGTCTCGTATAAATGGTGATATAAACAGAATGACCAAACCACAGTTACAGCATCATCTAAATTCAAATGGATTGAATGAAAA AGGAGTAAAAGAAGTTTTGATGAAACGTCTGAAGAACTATTACAAAAAGCAGAAGCTTCACATGAAGCCAAGTTATGTGGAAGGAATGCAACATTATCCTTATCTGGTCGTGCTCGATTATGAAGCCACGTGTGAGCAGCAAAACCCTCAAGATTACCTTCACGAGATTATTGAGTTTCCGGCTGTATTAATTGATACAACAAGCACTGAACGT gTGGATGTTTTTCACAGTTACTGCAAACCTGCTCTCAACCCTCAATTATCGGAATTCTGCACAAGTCTCACAGGAATTCAACAAAGTGATGTTGATTCGGCTCCAGACTTCACCacagtttttaacaactttgaAACCTGGATGAAAAAACATGATTTGTTTGCACCAAGAAAGTGTGCGTTTGTTACTGATGG ACCTTGGGACTTTAGTCGGTTTCTAAACATTCAATGTTGTTTGAGTGAAATCAAATATCCAAGGTGGGCAAAGAAGTGGATTAATCTTAAAAAGGTGTATGGAAACTTCTATAAG CTTAAGAAACCAAAAATGATGGACATGTTGTCCAACATCGGACTTGAGTTCGAAGGAAGACATCATTGTGGGATGGATGATGCAACAAACTTATCCCGGATCGTGCAGAGGATGTTGGATGATGGAGCAATCTTCCAGTTTAATGAAAGACTTAACTCCGGGAAACTTGAAGTGATTTCTGAGAAAGAAAAGGCGTTGTTGTCATCGTATGATGATGCTAATGCTGATGTAACAGAAGCAACTGCCGTCCTCACAACCAATTTAAATCATCTACATTTGTAA
- the zf(ring)-30 gene encoding zinc finger protein: MKRSSSGSSIKPTVPENATPLQPTVLGSYREMNSDFICPICFNLIEEAYMTKCGHTFCYNCLKKSLEQSNKCTKCNSALSKTDEIYPNYLLNNLIQKKKKKMDEMLACSKRMKIDSRLWEWQSLLATEDDDIHLADIDQMLKLLQEKRRRLVQESAVAHNQVLLEFLFELKKQKQTALERARTELSVVETDISRVEEALERGVDKTLLDSVVPDDNDENIKKEQLVPKPHSSEPSTSSAAGSSSETSIETFNQLSQKSKDEESSLHRTVAKRRCRLHAHFDDLHECYYNTRLCEIAPVEERNVELLGDFSNKLRRFTQFSSIRAVASLSYASDILNQSSIVSSIDFDKDCDHFAVAGVTKKIKVYDYESVVNNVIDGVNCPIVQMACNSKISSISWSHYHKSWLASSDYEGSVILWDAFTGQKNKVFQEHEKRCWSVDFNSVDPRLLASGSDDARVKLWSTGVQRSVACIEAKANVCCVQFNPHSAFHLAFGCADHFVHYYDIRNTKQSVSVFRGHKKAVSYAKFVDKDEIVSASTDSELRLWKTSTSPCVRSFRGHTNDKNFVGLATNGDYIACGSENNSLYIYYKGLSKSLLTYKFNVVKSVLDREQTDDDSNEFVSAVAWRANSDIIAAANSQGTIKILELI; the protein is encoded by the coding sequence atgaaacgtTCTTCAAGTGGCAGTTCAATAAAACCGACCGTGCCAGAAAATGCCACCCCCTTACAACCAACAGTGCTTGGTTCTTATAGGGAAATGAACAGCGACTTTATTTGTCCAATTTGCTTCAATTTAATAGAGGAAGCATATATGACCAAGTGCGGACACACTTTTTGCTACAATTGCCTTAAGAAAAGCCTGGAACAAAGCAACAAATGTACAAAATGTAACTCAGCTCTGAGCAAAACAGATGAAATCTACCCTAATTATCTTCTTAATAATCTGAttcaaaagaagaagaaaaaaatggaTGAGATGCTTGCTTGTTCAAAGCGCATGAAAATAGACAGTCGCTTATGGGAGTGGCAGTCATTACTGGCCACTGAGGATGATGACATTCACCTTGCTGATATTGATCAAATGCTTAAACTGCTGCAGGAAAAACGACGGCGTTTGGTGCAAGAGAGTGCAGTGGCACATAATCAAGTTCTGCTTGAATTTCTTTTTGAATTAAAGAAACAGAAGCAAACTGCTTTAGAAAGAGCAAGAACCGAACTCTCTGTTGTTGAGACAGATATTAGTCGAGTAGAGGAAGCATTGGAAAGAGGTGTGGATAAAACATTGTTGGATTCGGTTGTACCAGATGATAATGatgaaaatatcaaaaaagaACAGTTGGTTCCGAAACCTCATTCCTCAGAACCTTCAACATCATCAGCTGCAGGTTCTTCATCTGAAACGAGCATCGAAACATTTAATCAACTGTCACAGAAAAGCAAAGATGAAGAAAGTTCATTGCATCGGACCGTGGCAAAGAGAAGATGCAGATTACATGCTCACTTTGATGATCTGCATGAATGTTATTACAACACTCGACTTTGTGAAATTGCTCCTGTGGAAGAAAGGAATGTAGAACTTCTGGGTGATTTTAGCAACAAGCTTCGAAGATTCACGCAATTTTCATCGATTCGTGCGGTGGCTTCGCTTAGTTATGCCAGCGATATTTTGAACCAGTCCAGCATTGTTTCAAGCATTGACTTCGATAAAGATTGTGATCATTTTGCTGTTGCAGGTGTCACCAAGAAAATTAAAGTCTACGATTATGAATCTGTGGTTAACAACGTCATTGATGGCGTTAATTGTCCGATTGTGCAAATGGCATGCAACTCAAAAATTTCTTCTATCAGTTGGAGCCACTACCATAAGTCATGGTTGGCGAGCAGTGATTATGAAGGTTCTGTGATCTTGTGGGATGCCTTTACAGGTCAGAAAAACAAAGTGTTTCAGGAGCATGAGAAGCGATGTTGGAGCGTAGACTTTAACAGTGTTGATCCAAGGTTGCTCGCTTCTGGTTCAGATGATGCTAGGGTAAAACTATGGTCTACTGGGGTTCAACGGTCTGTTGCTTGCATTGAGGCAAAAGCAAATGTATGTTGCGTTCAATTCAACCCACACAGTGCATTTCATTTGGCATTTGGCTGTGCTGACCATTTTGTCCATTACTATGATATTCGAAACACAAAGCAATCTGTGTCTGTTTTTCGCGGACACAAGAAGGCTGTTTCGTACGCAAAGTTTGTGGATAAAGATGAAATTGTGTCTGCCTCAACCGACAGCGAGCTTCGCTTGTGGAAAACTTCAACCTCTCCTTGTGTTCGATCCTTCCGTGGACACACCAACGACAAAAACTTTGTTGGACTTGCAACCAACGGCGACTACATTGCTTGTGGTAGCGAAAACAACTCCTTGTATATTTACTACAAAGGATTATCTAAGTCTTTGTTAACATACAAATTCAATGTTGTGAAAAGTGTTCTTGACCGAGAACAAACAGATGATGACAGCAATGAGTTTGTGAGTGCAGTTGCGTGGAGGGCCAACAGTGACATCATTGCAGCTGCCAATAGTCAAggaacaataaaaatattagaacTAATATAA